One Erythrobacter aureus DNA segment encodes these proteins:
- a CDS encoding 2-hydroxyacid dehydrogenase, with product MTGPKTQPPLIFQTRRWPHAAEQALDRLGTVIREENDTPLDQGRLRAGLAECDIFCPTVSDTIDATVISGLDLSGKLVANYGAGVSHIDREALRAAGAVLANTPDILTDATAEVAIMLMLATARRAGEGERELRSGEWQGWRPMHMLGRGVSGKTLGLVGFGRIAQAVARMAHHGFGMEVLVGNRSPVDDAKLESVAARQLPLEAVLAQSDFVSLHIPGGETTRHFLNADRLADMKAGAILINTARGEVVDTAALVAALDGGRLAGAGLDVFENEPDIPPALSQREDVVLLPHLGSATLETRTAMGLRVVENVSAWLHGETPRDVVL from the coding sequence ATGACAGGCCCAAAGACGCAACCGCCGCTGATATTCCAGACCCGCAGATGGCCACACGCCGCCGAGCAGGCGCTGGATCGCCTTGGCACGGTGATCCGCGAGGAAAACGACACCCCTCTCGATCAAGGTCGCCTGCGTGCCGGTCTGGCGGAGTGCGACATTTTCTGTCCGACCGTGTCCGATACCATCGACGCGACGGTGATAAGCGGGCTCGACCTGTCGGGTAAGCTGGTTGCCAATTACGGTGCCGGGGTCAGCCATATCGATCGCGAGGCGCTTCGCGCGGCAGGCGCCGTGCTTGCCAACACGCCCGATATCCTGACCGATGCCACGGCCGAGGTAGCGATCATGCTGATGCTGGCGACGGCCCGACGTGCCGGTGAGGGCGAGCGCGAACTGCGGTCCGGCGAGTGGCAGGGATGGCGGCCGATGCACATGCTAGGGCGCGGTGTGTCGGGCAAGACATTGGGGCTCGTGGGTTTCGGTCGTATCGCCCAGGCCGTGGCCCGGATGGCGCATCACGGTTTCGGGATGGAGGTGCTTGTCGGCAATCGTTCGCCCGTTGATGACGCGAAGCTGGAGAGCGTCGCAGCCAGGCAACTGCCGCTGGAGGCCGTTCTGGCCCAAAGCGATTTCGTATCGCTCCACATTCCGGGTGGAGAAACGACCCGGCATTTCCTGAACGCGGACCGCCTTGCAGACATGAAAGCCGGGGCGATCCTGATCAATACCGCGCGGGGAGAGGTCGTGGATACGGCGGCGCTGGTCGCGGCACTCGATGGCGGCAGGCTGGCGGGGGCGGGGCTCGACGTTTTTGAAAACGAGCCGGACATTCCGCCGGCGCTGTCGCAACGCGAAGACGTGGTGCTGCTTCCCCATCTCGGCAGCGCCACGCTTGAAACCCGCACTGCCATGGGGCTGCGCGTGGTCGAGAATGTGTCGGCATGGCTGCA